A window of Trichoderma atroviride chromosome 3, complete sequence contains these coding sequences:
- a CDS encoding uncharacterized protein (TransMembrane:1 (i198-218o)) produces the protein MSASSSLARRAIARNPLLGPSRHLSRGVSPALITRHIARQTQIPALALLVPLRQLGTEPHRPDAPSGPPPGFNAEQAKKPLPKDPSSAAKKSDADAKTKDGSVTAAQAKADASSTELATKNVDNSQQKDLAKKKEAEVKLTTWQKVKKEAQHYWDGTKLLGTEIRISWRLALKMAAGYELTRRENKQLQRTVKDLGRLVPFSVFIIVPLGEALLPLALKLFPNMLPSTFEGQKSKEAKATLLRSTRKEVSGFIRQTLKESGLPLSQATAQKEEFAKFFRKVRATGEAPTDQDVIKVCKVFRDDMTLDNLSRPQLVSMCRYMGLNTFGTDAMLRYQIRHRMRQIKRDDKAIAYEGIDSLTVAELQLACAARGIRTHSVSPARMRADLQTWLNLRLKEGVPSTLLVLSNAYMYGQGSGEGSSQIEALVGVLSSIPEELFHEIELEVHNAEGAATNKQRLEVVKEQQDLIEEEEMQNKESQTTGFATPRDVDDIDEKEEREASAAKSGLETKPAGEMVDAEMEQINVIEAEKKANVQEKK, from the exons ATGAGCGCTTCATCCAGCCTCGCCCGCAGGGCTATAGCTCGCAACCCCTTGCTTGGTCCAT CAAGACATCTATCCAGAGGCGTCTCGCCAGCTCTCATCACCAGACATATTGCCCGACAGACCCAGATCCCTGCCTTGGCCCTACTCGTCCCTTTGCGCCAATTGGGAACCGAGCCTCATCGACCGGATGCGCCGTCTGGACCGCCCCCAGGGTTCAATGCCGAGCAGGCTAAGAAGCCGCTGCCAAAGGACCCTTCGAGTGCTGCTAAGAAATCAGATGCCGatgcaaagacaaaggatgGGTCGGTGACAGCTGCGCAAGCCAAGGCCGATGCCTCATCAACAGAGCTTGCTACCAAGAATGTCGACAACTCTCAGCAAAAGGACCtcgcaaagaaaaaggaggcgGAAGTCAAATTGACGACCTGGCAAAAAGTTAAGAAAGAAGCCCAGCACTACTGGGATGGAACCAAGCTCCTTGGTACAGAGATCCGTATCAGCTGGAGGCTAGCACTCAAGATGGCTGCCGGCTACGAGCTTACCCGCAGGGAAAAtaagcagctccagcgcacTGTGAAAGACCTGGGCCGGCTCGTTCccttctccgtcttcatcattgtCCCCCTGGGTGaagctctgctgcctctggcCCTCAAGCTCTTCCCCAACATGCTTCCCAGCACGTTTGAGGGTCAAAAGTCCAAGGAGGCAAAAGCCACTCTGTTGCGATCTACGAGGAAGGAGGTCAGCGGCTTCATTCGCCAGACGCTGAAAGAGTCCGGCCTTCCCCTGAGCCAGGCGACAGCTCAGAAGGAAGAGTTTGCCAAGTTCTTCCGCAAGGTCAGAGCCACTGGAGAAGCGCCCACTGACCAGGACGTTATCAAGGTGTGCAAGGTCTTCCGCGATGACATGACTCTGGACAACCTGTCACGGCCCCAACTGGTGTCCATGTGCCGCTACATGGGTCTCAACACCTTTGGCACAGACGCCATGCTGCGATACCAGATCCGCCATCGCATGCGTCAAATCAAGCGCGATGATAAGGCTATCGCCTATGAAGGCATTGACAGCCTGACTGTTGCAGAGCTACAGCTGGCGTGCGCCGCCCGCGGTATTCGCACACACAGCGTCTCCCCTGCTAGGATGAGGGCTGATCTGCAGACTTGGCTAAACTTGCGTCTCAAGGAGGGCGTTCCCTCTACGCTGCTGGTCCTGAGCAATGCTTACATGTACGGCCAAGGATCCGGCGAGGGCTCGAGCCAGATTGAGGCCCTTGTTGGTGttctctcctccatcccTGAGGAGCTCTTCCATGAGATTGAGCTGGAAGTCCACAACGCTGAGGGCGCCGCTACCAACAAGCAGCGTCTCGAAGTcgtcaaggagcagcaggatctcattgaagaggaagagatgcagAACAAGGAGAGCCAGACAACAGGCTTTGCTACTCCCCGTGATGTCGATGACATTGACGAGAAGGAAGAGCGAGAAGCGTCGGCCGCTAAGAGTGGCTTAGAGACGAAGCCAGCCGGCGAGATGGTTGATGCCGAAATGGAGCAGATTAATGTCattgaggctgagaagaaggccaatgTCCAGGAGAAGAAATAA
- a CDS encoding uncharacterized protein (BUSCO:EOG092D1HN1), with the protein MTSPQDNDQDDFSNVTWSEHVHEQTARSAAVAAAEGPGHPIEEVGNSSANALGREKLECTVGSPIKENDGTKDAFVSYLVTTHSTFPSFQKEVTTVRRRFTDFAFLFKQLMRDYPACAVPPIPDKQRMEYVRGDRFGNDFTSRRAHSLQRFLNRLSLHPVLRRSTILHSFLESPDWNATVKSRTTRGSIASDPGGSSGVFDNFADTFINAFTKVHQPDRRFLEVKEKSDKLDEDLGHIEKVIARVARREGDLETDLRDLAEQFQKLITLEPGIESAVHAFAASIEDTAQHLHQLKDVTDQDYLGSLRDMQAFSLALKNLLKAREQKQLDYEQLTEYLNKSTSERDSLRSGHGAPSGPGGFIRAKIEDVRGVDHEQARRERTRKLELRVEELSTEVENARETSHRFDDEVIREVADFERIKRIEMKAQLGGLADAHVKFYGDVAELWEQYVMEMEKEGVVPIA; encoded by the exons ATGACGAGCCCCCAAGACAACGACCAAGACGACTTCTCCAACGTCACCTGGAGCGAACATGTACACGAGCAGACAGCGCGCTCTGCAgctgtcgccgccgccgagggccCCGGACACCCCATAGAGGAGGTTGGAAACAGCTCGGCGAATGCCCTCGGCCGTGAGAAGCTCGAATGCACCGTTGGGTCGCCCATCAAGGAGAATGACGGCACCAAGGATGCTTTTGTGTCATATCTCGTCACCACTCAC TCTACATTCCCATCCTTCCAGAAAGAAGTCACGACGGTGAGGAGGCGCTTCACAGACTTCGCTTTTCTGTTTAAGCAGCTCATGCGAGACTACCCCGCCTGCGCCGTCCCGCCAATCCCGGACAAGCAGCGCATGGAGTATGTCCGTGGCGATCGCTTCGGTAATGACTTCACTTCACGGCGCGCCCACTCGCTGCAGCGGTTCCTGAACCGCCTGTCGCTTCACCCAGTGCTGCGCAGGAGCACTATCCTGCACAGCTTCCTCGAAAGCCCCGACTGGAATGCGACCGTCAAGAGCCGCACAACTCGTGGCAGCATAGCGAGTGATCCCGGCGGCTCCAGCGGCGTTTTCGACAACTTTGCCGATACCTTTATCAACGCTTTCACCAAAGTCCACCAGCCTGACAGACGGTTCCTCGaggtcaaggagaagagcgacAAGCTTGACGAAGACCTTGGCCACATCGAAAAGGTAATTGCCCGCGTGGCTCGCCGAGAAGGGGACCTGGAAACCGATCTTCGGGATCTGGCGGAGCAATTCCAGAAACTCATCACTCTTGAGCCTGGTATCGAGTCCGCTGTCCACGCCTTTGCCGCTTCCATCGAAGATACGGCACAACACCTTCACCAGCTCAAGGATGTAACAGATCAGGACTATCTTGGATCGCTTCGCGACATGCAGGCCTTCTCCCTCGCTCTCAAGAACCTTCTCAAAGCCcgagagcagaagcagctaGACTACGAACAGCTGACGGAGTACCTCAACAAATCCACTTCTGAGCGCGATTCTTTACGCTCCGGCCATGGCGCACCCAGCGGGCCAGGTGGTTTCATCCGCGCCAAGATCGAGGACGTTCGCGGAGTGGACCACGAACAGGCCCGGCGAGAGCGCACCAGAAAGCTGGAACTACGGGTCGAAGAGCTCAGCACCGAGGTCGAAAACGCCCGTGAAACCAGCCATCGGTTCGACGACGAGGTGATCCGCGAAGTTGCTGACTTTGAGCGCATCAAGCGCATCGAGATGAAGGCCCAGCTTGGCGGTCTGGCGGATGCCCACGTCAAGTTTTACGGTGACGTCGCCGAGCTGTGGGAGCAATATgtcatggagatggagaaggagggcgTTGTTCCTATAGCATGA
- a CDS encoding uncharacterized protein (SECRETED:SignalP(1-18)~MEROPS:MER0000364~TransMembrane:1 (n3-13c18/19o728-751i)~BUSCO:EOG092D0UFO), translating into MRVASVLGLASLVAVTQAARIARDYNKNDYYVLHLDHSTQPSDIAARLGLTHEGQLGELTDHHVFRSEKHDRDIVKDEVRERKRRKRDAGGYDILDGVLLTTKQEARSRLQKRVIPPRDNVLPRLPQSQKPDASAVLTQSNVMRDLGIGDPIFTEQWHLYNTVQVGHDVNVTGLWLEGITGKNATVAVIDDGLDMYSRDLKDNYFAEGSWDFNDNDPEPKPVLSDDKHGTRCAGEISAVKNDVCGLGVAYDSKIAGIRILSSPISDADEAEAMIYKYQDNQIYSCSWGPPDDGRSMEAPDVLIRRAMLKGIQEGRGGLGSIYVFASGNGAASGDNCNFDGYTNSIFSITVGAVDRLGQHPYYSEHCSALLVVTYSSGGGDGIHTTDVGENACYSAHGGTSAAAPLAAGIFALVMQVRPDLTWRDMQYLAMDTAVKLEDETDAEWQTTSAGRQFSHTFGYGKVDSYGLVEKSKTWQKVKPQAWYFSPWLHVKKDIPEGNDGLAMTFDVTADMLKEANLARLEHVTVTMNVEHTRRGDLSVDLVSPDNVISHISVSRKQDNFKGGYDDWTFMSVAHWGESGVGRWTVIIRDTEVNNEKGKFIDWHLKLWGESIDASKAKALPMPSEDEDADHDVIQSTVSGVASTKSIAVPSTTKTAVTTNPTDHPVRPTKPGAQPTESSTKPQETSTDEKPSDTEHEAATGTESAQPSSTTSPSSWVSWLPTFGNKAKIWIYAALGLIVAFCCGLGIYLWVARRRRLRNNPRNNYEFELLDEEETEGLNSAEKGANGGKKTRRTRGGELYDAFAGGSDDDDEFDEYRDRSASRLAGHNPDDEPEHYVVGEESDDDDDGNGNEKQRLSS; encoded by the exons ATGAGAGTCGCTTCTGTGCTCGGGCTTGCTAGCCTGGTGGCCGTGACGCAGGCTGCCAGAATTGCCAGAGATTACAACAAAAACGATTACTATGTTCTGCACCTCGACCATTCAACACAACCCAGCGATATCGCGGCTCGTCTTGGATTAACGCACGAGGggcagcttggagagctGACCGACCACCACGTATTCCGCTCCGAGAAGCACGACCGAGATATTGTCAAAGATGAGGTGCGAGAACGCAAAAGGAGGAAACGAGACGCCGGCGGGTACGACATCCTCGACGGAGTCCTCTTGACGACCAAGCAAGAGGCTCGCAGCCGCCTGCAGAAGAGGGTCATCCCACCGAGGGACAATGTGCTTCCTCGACTCCCGCAGAGTCAAAAGCCTGACGCTTCGGCGGTCCTCACGCAATCAAATGTCATGAGAGACCTGGGCATCGGCGATCCGATCTTTACAGAGCAGTGGCATCTATACAATACAGTGCAGGTTGGCCATGATGTCAATGTCACTGGGCTCTGGCTCGAGGGTATCACTGGCAAGAATGCGACAGTCGCTGTGATCGACGATGGCCTGGATATGTATAGCCGAGACCTAAAGGACAACTATTTTGCAGAAGGCTCTTGGGATTTCAACGACAACGACCCTGAACCCAAGCCGGTCTTGTCAGATGATAAACACGGCACCAGATGCGCTGGCGAGATTTCTGCAGTCAAAAACGATGTTTGCGGACTTGGCGTTGCCTACGACTCCAAGATTGCCGGCATTCGAATTCTCAGCAGCCCTATCAGCGATGCAGATGAAGCCGAGGCCATGATCTACAAATATCAGGACAACCAGATCTACTCTTGTTCTTGGGGACCTCCGGACGATGGCAGATCCATGGAAGCCCCTGATGTCCTGATTCGACGAGCTATGCTCAAGGGCATTCAGgaaggccgaggaggccttGGTTCCATCTACGTCTTCGCAAGTGGTAACGGTGCCGCGAGCGGCGACAACTGCAATTTTGACGGATATACAaactccatcttcagcatcacGGTCGGCGCGGTTGATCGCCTTGGCCAACACCCGTATTACTCAGAACACTGCTCCGCCTTGCTCGTTGTCACCTACAGTAgtggtggcggcgatggcatA CACACAACTGATGTTGGAGAAAATGCCTGCTATTCAGCTCATGGAGGTACATCAGCTGCGGCACCGCTTGCGGCGGGTATCTTTGCCCTGGTCATGCAAGTTCGCCCAGATCTGACTTGGCGAGACATGCAATATCTTGCCATGGATACTGCTGTCAAATTGGAGGACGAGACAGACGCCGAGTGGCAGACCACTTCTGCTGGGAGACAATTCAGCCACACTTTCGGTTACGGCAAAGTCGACTCTTACGGTCTGGTTGAGAAATCAAAAACATGGCAGAAAGTGAAGCCTCAGGCCTGGTACTTTTCTCCTTGGCTTCATGTCAAAAAGGATATTCCTGAAGGCAACGACGGACTGGCAATGACCTTTGATGTGACTGCTGATATGCTCAAAGAAGCCAACTTGGCTCGTCTGGAGCACGTCACTGTTACCATGAACGTTGAACACACCCGCCGTGGTGATTTGAGCGTGGATTTGGTCAGCCCTGACAACGTCATCAGCCACATTTCCGTTTCCCGTAAACAGGATAACTTCAAAGGCGGTTATGATGACTGGACTTTCATGTCCGTTGCCCATTG GGGCGAGAGTGGCGTTGGACGATGGACTGTCATTATCCGAGACACGGAAGTGAACAACGAAAAGGGCAAATTCATCGACTGGCACCTAAAGCTTTGGGGCGAGAGCATTGATGCtagcaaggccaaggccctGCCAATGCCGTccgaggatgaagatgccgacCATGACGTGATTCAGTCCACCGTTTCGGGAGTGGCCTCTACCAAATCGATTGCGGTGCCAAGCACAACTAAGACGGCTGTCACCACCAATCCTACAGACCACCCTGTGCGCCCAACGAAGCCTGGGGCACAGCCCACAGAATCATCGACCAAACCCCAAGAGACCTCTACCGATGAAAAGCCATCAGATACTGAGCACGAGGCTGCAACCGGGACTGAATCTGCCCAACCATCCAGCACGACTAGCCCATCTTCATGGGTCTCCTGGCTCCCGACGTTTGgaaacaaggccaagatctGGATCTACGCCGCCCTTGGTCTGATTGTTGCGTTTTGCTGCGGCTTGGGTATCTACCTATGGGtcgctcgccgccgccgcctgcgCAACAACCCCCGTAACAACTACGAGTTCGAACTtctcgacgaagaagagaccGAGGGTCTAAACAGTGCTGAGAAGGGTGCCAACGGTGGTAAGAAGACGCGCCGCACCCGTGGCGGAGAGCTCTACGATGCCTTTGCCGGCGGTagtgacgacgacgatgagttTGACGAGTATAGGGATCGATCGGCTTCCCGGCTGGCGGGACATAATCCCGATGACGAGCCGGAACATTATGTCGTTGGCGAGGagagcgatgatgatgatgacggtAACGGTAATGAGAAACAGAGGTTATCGAGTTGA